A single genomic interval of Longimicrobiaceae bacterium harbors:
- the truA gene encoding tRNA pseudouridine(38-40) synthase TruA produces the protein METPETHRIRLTLHYDGAEFFGWQLQARERTVQGELERVLSRLLNRPTRVLGSGRTDRGVHAVGQVAAVDVPVRWAPAELRRAMNALLPRDVWVAHASVARPRFHPRYDARSRSYVYRIGTSPEAASPFHARWCWPLGRELDRERMAEATHLLIGDNCFRAFAKAGQEERGDRCMVSEARWVDWAPIGIELRISANRFLHHMVRYLVGTLVEIGLGRRPVEEMAELLKADTALETSPPAPPQGLYLTRVWYADDGEEADGVEEAGGSTVLPAAPPNH, from the coding sequence ATGGAAACCCCGGAGACGCACCGCATCCGCCTGACCCTGCACTACGACGGGGCCGAGTTCTTCGGGTGGCAGCTGCAGGCCCGGGAGCGAACCGTGCAGGGAGAGCTGGAGCGCGTGCTCTCTCGGCTGCTCAACAGACCCACACGGGTGCTCGGCTCGGGGCGGACGGATCGGGGCGTGCACGCAGTCGGCCAGGTCGCGGCGGTGGACGTGCCGGTCCGCTGGGCCCCGGCGGAGCTGAGGCGCGCCATGAACGCGCTGCTGCCGCGGGACGTCTGGGTCGCGCATGCCTCCGTGGCCAGGCCGCGTTTTCACCCGCGCTACGACGCCCGCTCGCGTTCGTACGTCTACCGGATCGGCACCTCCCCGGAGGCCGCCTCTCCCTTCCACGCCCGCTGGTGCTGGCCGCTGGGACGGGAGCTCGACCGGGAAAGGATGGCGGAGGCGACCCACCTCCTGATCGGCGACAACTGTTTCCGCGCCTTCGCCAAAGCCGGTCAGGAGGAGCGCGGGGACCGCTGCATGGTGTCCGAGGCGCGCTGGGTCGACTGGGCGCCAATCGGCATAGAGCTGCGGATCTCGGCGAACCGCTTCCTCCACCACATGGTCCGCTACCTGGTAGGAACGCTCGTGGAGATCGGCCTGGGACGGAGGCCGGTGGAGGAGATGGCCGAATTGCTGAAGGCAGACACCGCGCTCGAGACCTCGCCACCCGCACCGCCTCAGGGGCTGTATCTCACGCGGGTAT
- the trpD gene encoding anthranilate phosphoribosyltransferase, whose product MTQTPDIELSTLVRIASERSLTVEEAEAAFTEVMEGRATPVQIAALLVGIRARGAVASEVAGGVRALRKAMVAVNPLGEGPVVDTCGTGGGGLTTFNISTAAALVASAGGARVAKHGNRSFTSRCGSADVLETLGVRLELPPEREAQILEETGIVFMFAPLHHPAMRHVGPVRRELAMPTIMNVLGPLTNPAGAKRQVVGVADRQLLELVAEALRVLGHERALVVHGEPGMDEFSPLGPTEVVELREGELSRWIFDPQRELGWETYDPTELAGGEREENAATVADVLSGRLSGGARAAVVLNAAAALYIADRASSIAEGVTLAESLLDSGKAWTQLERLRKASTQEIREVEEDAPSSS is encoded by the coding sequence ATGACCCAGACCCCCGACATCGAGCTCAGCACCCTGGTTCGCATCGCCTCCGAGCGTTCCCTCACGGTCGAGGAGGCGGAGGCCGCTTTCACCGAGGTGATGGAGGGTCGCGCCACCCCGGTCCAGATCGCGGCGTTGCTGGTGGGAATCCGCGCACGCGGGGCGGTGGCCTCGGAGGTGGCGGGGGGCGTGCGCGCGCTACGGAAGGCGATGGTGGCAGTGAATCCGCTGGGCGAGGGGCCGGTGGTGGATACCTGCGGCACCGGGGGTGGCGGCCTCACCACCTTCAACATCTCCACCGCCGCCGCGCTGGTCGCCTCGGCGGGGGGTGCGCGCGTGGCCAAGCACGGCAATCGCAGTTTCACCTCGCGGTGCGGCAGCGCGGACGTCCTCGAGACGCTCGGCGTCCGGCTGGAGCTCCCCCCGGAGCGGGAGGCTCAGATCCTGGAAGAGACCGGGATCGTCTTCATGTTCGCCCCTCTGCATCATCCGGCCATGAGACACGTGGGACCCGTCCGCCGTGAGCTGGCGATGCCCACGATCATGAACGTGCTAGGGCCGCTGACCAACCCGGCGGGGGCGAAGCGGCAGGTGGTCGGCGTGGCGGATCGGCAGCTTCTCGAGCTGGTAGCCGAGGCGCTCCGCGTCCTTGGTCACGAGCGGGCGCTCGTAGTGCACGGGGAGCCGGGGATGGACGAGTTCAGCCCGCTGGGGCCGACCGAGGTGGTGGAGCTTCGGGAGGGTGAGCTCTCGAGGTGGATCTTTGATCCGCAGCGCGAGCTGGGCTGGGAGACCTACGATCCTACCGAGCTGGCGGGTGGTGAGCGCGAAGAGAACGCCGCGACAGTTGCCGACGTGCTGTCGGGTCGGCTGAGCGGGGGAGCACGTGCGGCCGTCGTGTTGAATGCCGCCGCCGCCCTCTACATCGCTGACCGGGCCTCGAGCATTGCGGAAGGTGTGACCCTGGCGGAATCGCTCCTGGACTCGGGCAAGGCCTGGACGCAACTCGAGCGGCTCCGGAAAGCGTCGACGCAGGAAATCCGGGAAGTCGAGGAGGACGCCCCCTCGTCTTCGTGA
- the lexA gene encoding transcriptional repressor LexA codes for MALTKRQKHILDYVESFIETYGYSPSFEEIANAFGYSSLATVHEHLSNLEKKGYLRKNYNKSRSLELVPAEGTLAVELPLLGLVAAGFPIEAVEQQETIAVPHDMLRRGNNFVLRVQGNSMIDEQIRDGDYIVVNSRQTAENGEMVVALIGGDAATVKKFYREPGGRIRLQPANPTMQPMYYDEAEVQIQGIVVAVIRKY; via the coding sequence ATGGCCCTGACCAAGCGACAGAAGCACATCCTGGACTACGTGGAAAGCTTCATCGAGACGTACGGCTACTCTCCGAGCTTCGAAGAGATTGCCAACGCCTTCGGTTACTCCTCGCTGGCCACGGTGCACGAGCACCTCAGTAATCTGGAGAAGAAAGGCTATTTGCGGAAGAACTACAACAAGAGCCGCTCGCTGGAGCTGGTGCCGGCGGAGGGGACGTTGGCGGTGGAGCTCCCGCTGCTCGGGCTGGTCGCGGCAGGGTTTCCGATCGAAGCGGTCGAGCAGCAGGAAACGATCGCGGTGCCTCACGACATGCTCCGGCGCGGCAACAACTTCGTGCTCCGCGTCCAGGGCAACTCGATGATCGACGAGCAGATCCGCGACGGCGACTACATCGTAGTGAATTCCCGGCAGACGGCGGAGAACGGAGAGATGGTGGTGGCGCTGATCGGGGGCGATGCCGCCACGGTGAAGAAGTTCTATCGCGAGCCTGGCGGAAGAATCCGACTGCAGCCGGCCAATCCGACGATGCAGCCGATGTACTACGACGAGGCTGAGGTGCAGATCCAGGGTATCGTGGTAGCGGTCATCCGCAAGTATTGA